From the genome of Anaerolineales bacterium:
AAGAACAGATACTGAACCGGCTGGAGCATCTCAAAAGCCGCGCAGATCACGTTGTGTTCGTGATGGAAGTGCCGCACGGACCGATCGTGGGATGGATTCACGCCTACCTGCGCTACTTATTGATTTCGGGATTGAGCGCCGAAATTGGCGGCATCGTCATCCGGACTAGTTATCGTCGTCGCGGGCTCGGTAAGAAGCTGCTTCAACACGTCGAGGAGTGGGCAGGCAGACATGGCTGTGAGACCGTAGCGCTGTACTCCGGTATGCACAGGGACACGGCGCACTTGTTCTATCCCAATATCGGATACACGCGAATCAAATCATCCTGGAAGTACGAAAAGAAAATCCGCGTCGAGTGAAGCGCCGGCGCCGGGCGAAAGCACGACTTGCGTGAGACGCTACGTTGGAACGTAGAGCAGCGCGCCGCCTCTCGGGGGTAGACTCAGCCGCAGCCCTTCGCCGGACACCTGGTGATTTCCTTTGCTGATGGCATCGTAAACTTCGCGTCCAATTTCCCAGCCGATCGAATCGACGGCAAGCTGAACGCTGCGCGCTTCGTCGCTGATGTTGAGCAGGATAAGGGCCGATTCACCTTGCAGCGATCGCACGTATGCGTACACCCCACTCGAGTCATCGGCCAGAAAAGTTGCGTAATCGCCTTGCCGCAATACGGGCAAGCGATGCCGCAGATGGATCAAATTTCTGACGTAATCCCGCAGCGCATGGTTCCATGCTGCTTCGTCCGTAGGAAATGCACCCCGGCAATCCGGGTCCTTTCCTCCGGTCATGCCGATCTCGTCGCCGTAATAAATTGCCGGAGCACCGGGAAAACCCATCTGGAACAGAAACGCCTGCTGCACGACCCGATCGTCGTCAAAACATAAGGTCCGCAGGCGTTCGGTGTCGTGGCTGCCGAGCAGTACGTATTGGGCAAAGTTGTGTGCTTGCGGATAGGCCTGCAGGACAGCCTCGATCCGTTTGGCGAATTCGGACGGGGACAGAATCCTCCTCGCCACGAAATCCAGCAGTGCATCCCGGACCGGATAATTCATCAATCCATCGAAGTGACGCTCTCCCACGAAGCGGGGATTCACCTCCCAGACTTCGCCCAGCAGAAATGCGTCGGGGTTAATCTGTTTGACCTGCGAGCGAAAGGCTTCCCAGAAAGAATCGTCGTCGATTTCGGTGGGCACATCCAATCGCCAGCCATCGGCGCCCTGCTCGATCCAGTATCGCGCCACAGAGAACAGATACTCGCGCACACCGGGGTTGCCGGTGTTGAATTTGGGCAAATTGCGATGGCCCCACCAGGCCAGGTAGTTGATTTTTTTATGCGGATTGTAAGCATTGAGTGGAAAACGCTGGATGTGGAACCAATCCTGGTACGGTGAGTGTTCCTGATTCGAAAGCACATCATCGAAAGCGAAAAAGCCACGACCGCAGTGGTTGAATACGCCGTCCAGAACGATCCTCACGTGCAACTGATGCGCCTTCTCGATCAAGGCACGAAAGACGCTCAGATCTCCCAGCTTGGGGTCGATTTGGAAATAATCTATCGTATCGTAGCGATGGTTGGAAGCCGAGAGGAAGATCGGATTGAGATAGATCGCGTTCACGCCCAGATCGAGCAAGTAGTCGAAGCGATCGATCAGTCCTTGCAGATCGCCGCCGTGAAATCCCCATGCACTCGGTTTCTCGTTCCACGGGCGAACGTTGGGCGGATCGTTGGCGGGATCACCGTTGGCGAAACGATCCGGAAATACCTGATAGAAGACCGCATCTCTTACCCATTCAGGGACCGTCATCAACTCTTACCCAAAACATTGATTTCCAGCCTCGGCAGCGATCCTTGCCGCGCCGGCTGCCCTCCACGTCATGCTTCATGGTCCGGCCCCATCTATTCATCGACGCCGCCGCCCGATCCCAACAGCTCGAGTTTGCTCAAAGCCACGTCGATCGCCAGGTCGGGATCCGCCCCCTGTACGGCCACTACGTCCACCGCACTTTCCAACGGCGACCGATAAACATCCAGATCCATGAGCAGCGGCCGGGGAACACCCTGAAAGAGAGCGGCGGTGACTTCACGCTGCAGGATATCGGAAGATTCCAAACCTGTGAGAACCGAAAGATGATCCGCGTTGGCCACCTGACTGAGCATCCCCTGCGCTTCCGGCGTTAAGAGAAAGCGCATGAAAGCCCAGGAGGCCTCCGCATCGAGATCGGAGAGACCCTGCATCAAGTAGGAATTTTCCGTCCACACGAATCCCGCCAGATGTCGATCCGTTGCCTGATACAACGGCCAGAGGTCCACTAACAGATTCTGAATTCCAATCGCATCTTCATACCGACGCGCGTTCCACGTCCCATCGATGACCCAGCCCGCCTGGCCCGTCTCGAAGAGGTTCACATCTTCATCTGTGTTGGTCGTCACCCGGCTGGCCTGTCGGATGAAAGCGAGTAATTCAAGCCAGCAGCGGCCTTGCGGGGTGTCGATCGTGACTTCCCCCGACTCGGTGAACAACGATCCATCACAGGCATCGATCTGTGAAGCGGTGAAATCGAAGCCGAGATCCAAAGCAATTCCTACCTTGCCTTCTTCCTTGAGCTGCAGCGCCGTGTTCACCCAACCCTGTACACTCTCCGGTGCCGTTCCAGCCAATTCGCGGTTGCGGTACAAGACCACACCCTGGAGTTCCAATGGCAAACCGATTCGGGCGTTCTCATAGGACACCTGACTCCAGGCAAGAGGATGCACGTTGGAATCCAGTTCCTCATCGACGCGACCGGCAACGTCGACGACCCAACCTTGCGACCACATCCACGGACCCCACGATGATGGCGCGAAGACGATGGACGGGCCAAGACTTGCGTCTTCGAGCGATTCGAGCGCCGGTTTGAGTTCGTCTTCGGGAAAGTAGACGATGGAAAAATCCGTCGCGGGGTTCTGCTCCAAGAAGCGATCGATGACCCGATGCAGGCCGCGTAATTCATCGCTGTTCCAACTCAGCCAAATGCGGACTTCACCATGCAAGGACCCACTCGGCGTCGATTCCCGTGGAGTCTGCGAAGCAGAGGCAATTGTGGAGGAAACCGTCGCCGGGGCCGAGACGCCGCCCTGGTCCGTGGAGGAACCCGGATTACTTTGGCACGCTGCTGCCAAACTCACAAGTATCAACACGATTACGAGACTGCGTACGCTTACATTTCGCTGCATTTTCCTACCCAAATCGAACCTGCGCTTCTGTGGTACAAACCCAGCCGAAACAAATGACTCCGATTTGCAGCCGCTCGTACCGCAAGCTCAGCGATTCAGTCTACCACATTCCAATCGGTCCAAGTACACCGCGATTTTCGATCCCTCCTTACGGCGAAAATTGAATCAGCGCTGAACATCCAGCAAAGAGCGGACTTGTGTTATACAATCCCCGCAGTTGCTTCCTTTATAATTCGATTCACCTGGAGTATTCGAACAATGTCTTGGCGCACTCGCATGGCGGCAAAACTAAAAGGCATATTTCGGGGTTCACCTGTTTTGATCCAGCGGGATGACGGAAATCGAAAATCGGTCCTCGAACTGCGCAGTTGGTACCCCATAATCTTGCTCATCGTGATCCTCGTATGGCACGTGCACGAACTCGCTACGACGACGGCGATCG
Proteins encoded in this window:
- a CDS encoding extracellular solute-binding protein, with product MQRNVSVRSLVIVLILVSLAAACQSNPGSSTDQGGVSAPATVSSTIASASQTPRESTPSGSLHGEVRIWLSWNSDELRGLHRVIDRFLEQNPATDFSIVYFPEDELKPALESLEDASLGPSIVFAPSSWGPWMWSQGWVVDVAGRVDEELDSNVHPLAWSQVSYENARIGLPLELQGVVLYRNRELAGTAPESVQGWVNTALQLKEEGKVGIALDLGFDFTASQIDACDGSLFTESGEVTIDTPQGRCWLELLAFIRQASRVTTNTDEDVNLFETGQAGWVIDGTWNARRYEDAIGIQNLLVDLWPLYQATDRHLAGFVWTENSYLMQGLSDLDAEASWAFMRFLLTPEAQGMLSQVANADHLSVLTGLESSDILQREVTAALFQGVPRPLLMDLDVYRSPLESAVDVVAVQGADPDLAIDVALSKLELLGSGGGVDE
- a CDS encoding GNAT family N-acetyltransferase, with protein sequence MNQKVDSNFEIRPATPADADEIADLSAELGYPASQEQILNRLEHLKSRADHVVFVMEVPHGPIVGWIHAYLRYLLISGLSAEIGGIVIRTSYRRRGLGKKLLQHVEEWAGRHGCETVALYSGMHRDTAHLFYPNIGYTRIKSSWKYEKKIRVE
- a CDS encoding glycoside hydrolase family 13 protein, with translation MTVPEWVRDAVFYQVFPDRFANGDPANDPPNVRPWNEKPSAWGFHGGDLQGLIDRFDYLLDLGVNAIYLNPIFLSASNHRYDTIDYFQIDPKLGDLSVFRALIEKAHQLHVRIVLDGVFNHCGRGFFAFDDVLSNQEHSPYQDWFHIQRFPLNAYNPHKKINYLAWWGHRNLPKFNTGNPGVREYLFSVARYWIEQGADGWRLDVPTEIDDDSFWEAFRSQVKQINPDAFLLGEVWEVNPRFVGERHFDGLMNYPVRDALLDFVARRILSPSEFAKRIEAVLQAYPQAHNFAQYVLLGSHDTERLRTLCFDDDRVVQQAFLFQMGFPGAPAIYYGDEIGMTGGKDPDCRGAFPTDEAAWNHALRDYVRNLIHLRHRLPVLRQGDYATFLADDSSGVYAYVRSLQGESALILLNISDEARSVQLAVDSIGWEIGREVYDAISKGNHQVSGEGLRLSLPPRGGALLYVPT